In one window of Zhongshania aliphaticivorans DNA:
- a CDS encoding SulP family inorganic anion transporter, whose product MKFNRDTITGDITGGITAGVVALPLALALGVASGLGPMAGIYGAIALGFFAALFGGTSSQISGPTGPMVVVLAGLFASLSGDVALVFTAVMLAGVFQIVFGFLGVGQYIRLVPYPVISGFMTGIGAIIIILQMGPLLGHSSPGNPLGAMAKLPGAVMDIDFANLALGLVTLALVFFWPAKAGKYLPGPLAALIFGTLFALYFLDVPLLGDIPSGLPSLHWPVFEQSKALLVIEAAFILAVLGAIDSLLTSLVADNMTRQRHDSNRELIGQGIGNTVAGLIGGIAGAGATMRTVVNIRSGGKTRLSGMVHALLLLAVVLGLGSLASMIPLAVLAGILVKVGLDIIDWSYLKRANHGPRWDLALMVLVLSLTVFVDLITAVATGVVLAALAFVKQVGQLQIASIKNTPENLDSDIEKECLASCGESVALFEFSGPLSFGAAADLGHHVREHSELGSRVLILDFSRVPFLDVSAVLAVETIANDAASSGKLLYLAGMNSDVQKVLEGMNSGLPGDGVFASRLQALQSAAARVSSSRVEVEADHGVPAT is encoded by the coding sequence ATGAAGTTCAATCGCGATACGATAACTGGGGATATTACCGGAGGTATTACGGCGGGGGTGGTCGCACTGCCTCTGGCCTTGGCACTTGGTGTTGCCTCGGGACTAGGCCCTATGGCAGGCATTTACGGTGCCATTGCGCTAGGCTTTTTTGCTGCCTTGTTTGGTGGCACTTCGTCCCAAATATCAGGGCCTACTGGGCCAATGGTCGTAGTATTAGCAGGCTTGTTCGCCAGTTTATCTGGTGATGTGGCGCTGGTATTTACTGCGGTTATGTTGGCCGGCGTTTTTCAGATTGTTTTTGGTTTTCTCGGAGTGGGACAATACATTCGTCTTGTCCCTTACCCAGTGATCTCTGGTTTTATGACGGGCATTGGGGCAATTATCATCATATTACAGATGGGGCCCTTGCTGGGTCATAGCTCCCCTGGGAACCCTTTGGGCGCAATGGCTAAGTTACCTGGCGCGGTTATGGATATTGATTTTGCCAATCTCGCTCTTGGTTTGGTTACATTGGCCTTGGTTTTCTTTTGGCCTGCAAAAGCGGGAAAATATTTGCCTGGCCCACTTGCCGCGCTGATTTTTGGTACCTTATTCGCGCTCTATTTTCTAGACGTGCCGTTGTTGGGTGATATCCCTTCAGGACTTCCTTCGCTTCACTGGCCCGTTTTTGAGCAGAGTAAAGCCTTATTAGTCATTGAGGCTGCGTTTATTTTGGCCGTACTTGGCGCGATTGACAGCCTGTTAACATCGCTAGTGGCAGACAATATGACCCGTCAGCGGCATGATAGTAATCGCGAACTAATTGGTCAGGGTATTGGTAATACCGTTGCTGGTTTAATTGGTGGTATTGCGGGTGCCGGCGCGACGATGCGGACAGTTGTTAATATTCGCTCGGGAGGTAAGACGCGCCTATCTGGGATGGTGCATGCGTTATTGTTATTGGCTGTGGTGCTTGGTTTGGGCTCGCTGGCATCGATGATTCCGCTTGCGGTTTTGGCCGGTATTTTGGTCAAAGTGGGTTTGGATATTATTGACTGGAGTTATTTGAAGCGAGCTAATCATGGGCCTCGCTGGGATCTAGCGTTAATGGTATTGGTATTATCGCTAACGGTCTTTGTGGATTTGATAACAGCCGTGGCAACGGGTGTAGTCTTAGCGGCTCTAGCATTTGTTAAGCAAGTGGGACAGTTGCAGATAGCGAGTATTAAAAACACACCTGAAAACTTGGACTCTGATATTGAAAAAGAATGCTTAGCGTCGTGCGGAGAATCTGTTGCGCTATTTGAATTCAGTGGTCCACTGAGCTTTGGTGCAGCGGCAGACCTCGGGCATCATGTTCGTGAGCACAGTGAGCTTGGCTCACGCGTGTTGATTCTTGATTTCTCAAGAGTGCCATTTTTAGATGTTTCTGCGGTATTGGCAGTAGAAACCATCGCTAATGATGCTGCCAGCAGTGGAAAACTACTCTACTTGGCAGGCATGAACAGTGATGTTCAAAAGGTGCTGGAAGGGATGAATAGTGGTTTGCCTGGTGACGGGGTGTTTGCGAGCCGCCTTCAAGCGCTGCAATCGGCTGCCGCGAGAGTCAGTTCTTCCCGTGTAGAGGTTGAAGCTGACCACGGTGTTCCCGCTACGTAA
- a CDS encoding porin: MNKVLLLTAMMIGHLFVYADTQFYGQANISYQKTHTEISANSDQWELNSNSSRIGIRGEIPVDNSGISAFYQAEYEVAFDDGEATTDETFKQRNTFIGVKGEWGTVLAGHTDTATKEIRRQVDLFNDLAVGDVKNYMSGENRMKNTLRYHTPRLFERFSGSVAVVSDEDSNQDNNDGSTISLSYQHNKFILAVAHDEDINEQNLSRAIAHFETGDFGIGALIQTAENTGSDSTNRDEVASLLSLEYHATEKLDLKIQTGQADIELDNNDQQFKQVAIGIDYNLNKSVMAYGYGAEITRKTSGASTLKDRTAGVGMVLRF, translated from the coding sequence ATGAACAAAGTCCTGCTTTTAACTGCAATGATGATTGGCCACCTTTTTGTGTACGCCGACACCCAATTCTATGGCCAAGCAAATATCTCTTATCAAAAAACTCACACTGAAATCAGCGCTAACTCGGATCAATGGGAGCTCAACAGTAATTCATCGCGTATAGGCATCAGGGGCGAAATACCTGTAGATAACAGCGGTATCAGCGCGTTTTATCAAGCCGAATACGAAGTGGCCTTTGACGACGGCGAAGCGACGACCGACGAGACATTCAAGCAACGAAATACATTCATAGGCGTAAAAGGAGAATGGGGTACTGTATTAGCCGGACACACTGACACCGCGACCAAGGAAATTCGTCGCCAAGTAGATTTATTTAATGATCTAGCGGTCGGTGATGTAAAAAACTATATGAGCGGTGAAAATCGAATGAAAAACACACTCCGCTACCACACACCACGTTTGTTTGAACGCTTCAGCGGTAGTGTCGCTGTTGTTTCCGACGAAGATAGTAATCAAGATAACAATGATGGATCGACCATTTCACTAAGCTACCAACACAACAAATTTATACTCGCCGTCGCCCACGATGAAGATATAAACGAGCAAAACCTTAGTCGTGCTATAGCTCATTTTGAGACTGGCGATTTTGGTATTGGCGCTCTAATTCAAACTGCTGAAAACACGGGTTCCGACAGCACTAATCGCGATGAAGTAGCCAGCCTGCTCAGTTTGGAGTATCACGCGACAGAAAAGCTCGACTTAAAAATACAAACAGGACAAGCCGACATCGAGCTTGATAATAATGATCAGCAATTTAAGCAAGTCGCCATTGGCATCGACTACAATCTCAACAAGTCTGTAATGGCATATGGTTATGGTGCAGAAATTACGCGTAAAACTAGTGGAGCTAGCACGCTAAAAGATCGAACGGCAGGGGTTGGCATGGTCTTGCGCTTTTAA
- the queD gene encoding 6-carboxytetrahydropterin synthase QueD — MEIYKEFTFEAAHRLPNVPEGHKCARLHGHSFLVRIFIAGDIDPQTGWIMDFSEVKQVFAPIYEQLDHHYLNDIPGLHNPTSESIAIWIWEQLKPHLSALSQVEIRETCTSGCIYRGE, encoded by the coding sequence GTGGAAATATACAAAGAATTTACCTTTGAAGCAGCGCACCGCCTCCCCAACGTCCCAGAAGGACATAAATGTGCCCGCCTCCATGGGCACAGCTTCTTGGTAAGAATCTTTATTGCGGGAGACATAGACCCACAAACCGGCTGGATAATGGACTTTTCAGAAGTTAAACAAGTGTTCGCTCCAATTTACGAACAGCTGGACCATCATTACTTAAATGACATTCCCGGCCTACACAACCCAACCAGTGAAAGCATTGCCATTTGGATTTGGGAACAGCTCAAGCCACATTTAAGCGCACTAAGTCAGGTCGAAATCCGTGAAACATGCACCAGCGGATGCATTTACAGGGGGGAGTAG
- a CDS encoding 1-aminocyclopropane-1-carboxylate deaminase/D-cysteine desulfhydrase produces MIQHVFTSPKGVRVDMLRLDVLNSLAPGNKWFKLIPNFLAAESAGATRLLSFGGAFSNHLHALAAMGKAKGLETIACVRADKESEITPTLYDAQQWGMTLHYLSRSDYRRRHDAAFVAELLDHYPKSYLVPEGGGNALGAIGCRDIVDLIPGAASEYTAVVLACGTGTTLAGVASKVAAGVEVIGVPVLKAEKFMASDISNLLSELGGDPGNWRLDNRFHGGAYARLPSYMAEYMQMFEGQYGVLLDPVYTVKASYAVHHMVEYDEFPAMSRILMIHTGGLQGRRGFGLALS; encoded by the coding sequence GTGATACAGCATGTGTTTACTTCGCCTAAGGGTGTGCGAGTAGATATGCTTCGGTTGGATGTGCTTAATAGCCTTGCTCCGGGTAATAAGTGGTTCAAGTTAATCCCGAATTTCCTTGCCGCAGAGTCTGCTGGGGCTACGCGATTGCTTAGTTTTGGTGGTGCGTTTTCAAATCATTTGCATGCATTGGCAGCAATGGGAAAGGCTAAGGGGCTTGAAACCATCGCTTGTGTGCGGGCGGATAAAGAATCTGAAATAACACCAACACTATACGATGCCCAGCAGTGGGGGATGACGCTCCATTATTTAAGTCGTTCTGATTATCGCCGTCGTCATGATGCTGCCTTTGTTGCTGAGCTATTGGACCATTACCCCAAATCGTATTTAGTACCGGAAGGTGGGGGGAATGCCTTGGGGGCCATTGGCTGTCGCGATATTGTCGATCTTATTCCAGGGGCTGCTAGTGAGTACACCGCTGTTGTTTTGGCGTGTGGTACTGGTACGACCTTGGCTGGAGTTGCGTCAAAGGTTGCCGCAGGTGTCGAGGTTATTGGTGTGCCGGTGTTGAAGGCTGAAAAATTTATGGCCTCCGATATTTCTAATTTGTTATCTGAGTTAGGTGGTGATCCAGGAAATTGGAGGCTTGATAATCGGTTTCATGGCGGAGCTTATGCGCGCCTACCGTCGTATATGGCTGAATATATGCAAATGTTTGAAGGACAGTATGGTGTATTACTCGACCCGGTTTACACGGTTAAAGCGAGCTATGCTGTACATCACATGGTTGAATATGATGAATTCCCTGCAATGAGTCGAATATTGATGATACATACCGGTGGTTTGCAGGGGCGGAGAGGCTTTGGTCTAGCATTGAGCTAG
- a CDS encoding DUF1853 family protein, whose product MAISTAAAPQFQSPLVRALAWSCFSETLITEITTATKTISRPHFPLTQHRLQWLHTLDNNNLKLKTYLNEHCHSTRLGLVFESLWHFFLQEDPDTELIAHNIPVRSNKVTLGEFDLIYYCHQSNRYIHLELAVKFFLGISNKQSPPGLDQWFGPNRADRLDRKLARLSQHQLPLAYTEAGQEVISTFGIEDFDQEIQVSGTLFHDRSDNAEYAALNPNHQRGDWLNISEFESEQSQCSAKDKWRYIEKPSWLGAEYNSATQLSKTHLEMARQKPIMLIDAQQQRRFLVADDWAS is encoded by the coding sequence ATGGCCATCAGCACTGCCGCAGCACCACAGTTTCAATCGCCACTTGTTCGCGCTTTAGCATGGAGCTGCTTTAGTGAAACCTTGATCACGGAAATAACCACCGCAACAAAAACCATTTCACGTCCGCATTTCCCCCTGACTCAGCATCGTTTGCAGTGGCTACACACCCTTGATAACAACAATCTTAAGCTCAAAACCTATTTAAACGAGCACTGCCATAGCACTCGACTGGGCTTAGTCTTTGAAAGCTTATGGCATTTCTTTCTTCAAGAAGACCCCGACACAGAACTCATCGCCCACAACATACCAGTACGCAGCAATAAGGTTACTCTGGGAGAATTTGACCTGATCTATTATTGCCACCAATCAAATAGATATATTCATTTGGAACTTGCCGTTAAATTTTTCCTTGGCATTAGCAATAAACAATCGCCTCCTGGACTAGACCAGTGGTTTGGACCGAACCGCGCAGACCGACTAGACCGCAAGTTAGCTCGCCTGAGCCAACACCAACTCCCCCTTGCTTATACAGAAGCAGGCCAAGAGGTTATTTCCACATTTGGTATTGAAGATTTTGATCAAGAGATACAGGTAAGTGGCACTTTATTTCACGATCGTAGCGATAATGCTGAGTACGCGGCATTAAACCCCAATCACCAGCGCGGCGACTGGCTGAATATCAGTGAATTTGAAAGCGAACAAAGCCAATGTTCAGCAAAAGATAAATGGCGCTATATAGAAAAACCTAGCTGGCTGGGTGCCGAATATAATTCGGCCACACAATTATCAAAGACGCATTTAGAGATGGCGAGGCAAAAGCCTATTATGCTAATTGATGCCCAGCAACAACGGCGCTTCTTAGTTGCTGACGATTGGGCGAGCTAG
- a CDS encoding NAD(+) kinase has translation MEQFRNIGVIGREGNGVAETLVRLVEFLQMRELGIVLDEAVSELLPEHNLRVSSRRMIGEVCDLIIVVGGDGSLLGAARMLARHSAPVLGVNRGRLGFLTDISPDEIEAQVGSVLDGHYRLEKRFLLDVEVTRDGEPVGRGDALNDVVLNSGTSGHMMQFELFIDGEFVYRQRSDGLIIATPTGSTAYALSAGGPIMHPRLDAIAIVPMFPHTLSSRPIVIDGKSEIKMVVGRNNVVRPPVTCDGQVKITSQPGDVIHVRKKPHKLRLVHPLDHSFYASCRDKLGWGTHIGKEDTDV, from the coding sequence ATGGAACAGTTTCGCAATATAGGTGTGATAGGGCGGGAAGGCAACGGTGTTGCTGAAACCCTTGTGCGTCTAGTTGAATTTTTACAAATGAGAGAGCTCGGCATAGTGCTTGATGAGGCTGTATCTGAGTTGCTCCCAGAACATAATTTAAGGGTGAGCTCCCGTCGTATGATTGGTGAAGTCTGCGATCTTATCATTGTCGTAGGTGGTGATGGCAGCTTACTCGGCGCTGCGCGAATGTTGGCTCGTCACAGTGCGCCGGTGTTAGGTGTCAACCGTGGACGTTTAGGTTTTTTAACGGATATCTCGCCCGATGAGATTGAGGCCCAAGTCGGCTCTGTACTCGATGGCCACTATCGTCTGGAAAAGCGATTTTTATTAGATGTTGAGGTAACTAGGGACGGGGAACCAGTAGGTCGAGGTGATGCCCTTAATGACGTGGTGTTAAATTCAGGTACATCTGGCCATATGATGCAGTTTGAATTGTTTATCGATGGCGAGTTTGTTTACCGACAACGCTCTGACGGTTTAATTATTGCTACTCCAACAGGGTCGACAGCCTATGCACTGTCAGCGGGTGGGCCAATCATGCATCCGCGCCTTGATGCGATTGCAATTGTGCCTATGTTTCCCCATACCCTTAGTAGCCGCCCAATCGTTATAGACGGTAAAAGTGAAATTAAAATGGTGGTAGGGCGAAATAACGTGGTGCGCCCCCCGGTGACCTGTGATGGTCAGGTGAAAATTACTTCCCAGCCGGGTGATGTAATTCATGTTCGTAAAAAGCCACATAAATTGCGATTGGTTCACCCCTTAGATCATAGCTTTTATGCAAGCTGTCGAGACAAATTGGGCTGGGGTACTCATATCGGAAAAGAGGACACTGATGTCTGA
- a CDS encoding rhomboid family intramembrane serine protease, whose translation MSEVVGLRLPLNTDLAQFSSLLWQVSIPHRIAEERGMQVVWFASESHAGQARALYEGLQTGEVDIQPVMREQTSTLGSSDTWYRRLSSVPVIAVLLVLSLLGALLPVLDRNFQYLSYLSFYQLYIVDGTLRGDWPVGQLWRVITPAFLHFGFMHIVFNSLWLWELGGMIERRQGAVRIIGIFVLVAAGSNIAQAMSSVSLFGGMSGVIYGLLGYIVVWNRMRPEQAFPLVKGVAIVMLVWLLLCIAGFTELLGVGAVANTAHVSGLVLGLILGFAAALLDRKPG comes from the coding sequence ATGTCTGAGGTCGTGGGCTTGCGCTTGCCCTTAAATACAGATTTAGCTCAATTTTCTTCGCTTCTTTGGCAGGTTTCTATACCACATCGCATTGCAGAAGAGCGCGGAATGCAAGTGGTTTGGTTTGCTTCGGAAAGTCATGCCGGGCAAGCACGGGCCCTTTACGAAGGCTTGCAAACGGGTGAGGTAGATATCCAGCCAGTAATGCGAGAACAAACTTCTACGCTGGGGTCCAGCGATACTTGGTATCGGCGTTTATCCTCTGTGCCAGTGATAGCTGTTTTACTTGTGTTAAGTCTCTTGGGTGCTTTATTGCCCGTGCTTGATCGCAATTTTCAATACTTATCTTATTTGAGTTTTTACCAGCTTTATATTGTTGACGGTACATTGCGTGGTGACTGGCCCGTTGGTCAGTTGTGGCGAGTGATTACACCTGCGTTCCTCCATTTTGGCTTTATGCATATCGTCTTTAATAGTCTTTGGTTGTGGGAACTGGGTGGGATGATAGAGCGCCGCCAGGGGGCGGTGCGTATTATTGGTATTTTTGTGTTGGTCGCTGCGGGCTCAAATATCGCTCAGGCTATGAGTAGTGTGTCGCTGTTTGGTGGGATGTCAGGTGTGATATATGGCCTGCTGGGTTATATCGTGGTTTGGAACCGCATGCGGCCGGAGCAGGCTTTTCCGTTGGTGAAAGGGGTTGCAATAGTGATGCTGGTTTGGCTTCTGTTATGCATAGCCGGTTTTACTGAGTTGTTAGGTGTGGGCGCCGTCGCGAATACTGCCCACGTTAGTGGCCTAGTGTTAGGTCTTATTTTGGGGTTTGCCGCAGCATTGCTAGACCGTAAGCCTGGCTGA
- a CDS encoding YeaC family protein — protein sequence MDFEQLVDNITPTIYEGLKRAVEIGKWPDGRLLTAEQREHCMAGVIAYDLKMNDEHERVGFIDRGSKAEGEVCGDDHHDNDADQVLKWAE from the coding sequence ATGGATTTTGAACAATTGGTGGACAATATTACGCCGACAATTTACGAAGGTTTAAAGCGCGCGGTAGAAATTGGTAAGTGGCCCGATGGCAGGTTGTTAACCGCCGAGCAGCGTGAGCACTGCATGGCCGGTGTTATTGCCTATGATTTAAAGATGAATGACGAGCATGAGCGCGTTGGTTTTATTGATCGTGGCAGCAAAGCTGAAGGTGAGGTTTGCGGTGACGATCATCACGACAATGATGCAGATCAAGTATTAAAGTGGGCAGAATAA
- a CDS encoding DUF2797 domain-containing protein has translation MSFSSYIGPVAKMKTRLVDDCALYSMPIGDEFVEMNPLIGRSLRLEFRQQINCIHCGRLTKKSFSQGYCYPCFQRLAQCDSCIVSPEKCHYFEGTCREPEWGESHCFRDHIVYLANSTGVKVGITRGTQVPTRWIDQGAVAALPIFRVSNRLQSGLVETLFKQHVADKTSWQAMLKGEPSEVDLPARRDELMELCQAGITDLQTQNGIQAIQAIDDATVQHIRFPVETYPLKVKSFNLDKVPLIEGTLMGIKGQYLIFDNGVINIRKYAGYHIELSCGL, from the coding sequence ATGAGTTTTTCTTCCTATATTGGCCCTGTCGCAAAAATGAAAACTCGCTTGGTTGATGATTGTGCTTTATATAGCATGCCAATCGGTGATGAGTTTGTAGAGATGAATCCTTTAATTGGTCGCTCTCTTCGTCTTGAATTTCGTCAGCAAATAAATTGTATTCATTGCGGACGACTAACCAAAAAGAGTTTTAGTCAGGGCTATTGCTACCCCTGTTTTCAGCGATTGGCACAATGTGACAGCTGTATCGTTAGCCCCGAGAAATGCCATTATTTTGAGGGTACTTGCCGCGAGCCTGAATGGGGCGAAAGTCACTGCTTCAGGGATCATATTGTTTATCTGGCCAACTCGACTGGCGTGAAGGTGGGAATTACCCGTGGGACACAAGTTCCAACACGCTGGATTGACCAGGGCGCAGTCGCGGCATTGCCGATTTTTAGAGTGAGTAACCGTTTGCAGTCAGGTTTGGTTGAGACCTTGTTTAAACAACATGTAGCTGATAAAACCAGCTGGCAGGCAATGTTAAAGGGGGAGCCGAGTGAGGTTGATTTGCCGGCACGCCGAGATGAATTAATGGAACTTTGCCAAGCGGGTATTACTGATTTACAAACACAAAATGGCATACAGGCGATTCAAGCGATTGATGATGCCACTGTCCAGCATATTCGCTTTCCAGTTGAAACTTATCCCTTAAAAGTTAAATCATTTAACCTAGATAAGGTCCCGCTAATAGAAGGCACTTTAATGGGGATAAAAGGGCAGTACCTTATCTTTGATAATGGCGTAATTAATATTCGTAAATACGCCGGATACCACATTGAATTAAGTTGTGGACTATAG
- the pepN gene encoding aminopeptidase N produces the protein MRDAQPSTIFLSDYRVPDFLIDSTHLQFELGEDSTSVCSVLAMRRNPDAAEQGAPLKLHGTELELISLAIDGRQLSDAEWSQSGEELIIDNVPSSFSLSCETRLRPQENTSLEGLYKSSGMFCTQCEAEGFRKITYYLDRPDVMSVFTVEIIADKERYPVLLSNGNLMSSEEQASGKSKTVWHDPFPKPAYLFALVAGKLAVVDDQFVTMNGRCVDLKIYVEEKDLDKCDHAMLSLKNAMRWDEEVYGREYDLDIFNIVAVDDFNMGAMENKSLNIFNTSCVLAKPETTTDAGFQRVEGVVAHEYFHNWSGNRVTCRDWFQLSLKEGFTVFRDAAFSSDMGSPTVKRVEDVTLLRTAQFAEDAGPMAHPIRPDSFIEISNFYTVTIYEKGAEVVRMIHTLLGPELFRKGSDLYFDRHDGQAVTCEDFVLAMEDASGIDLQQFRNWYSQAGTPQLMVSGVYDEQTKTYTLSVKQSCPATPGQPQKAPYHIPLAVALIGEAGQLPLNLDGVEADIETADNTERVLNVSLAEQDFVFKDVEEEPVPSLLRGFSAPVKLVFDYSRAQLLRLMRNDSDGFCRWDASQHLGLLEIKSAIATQAALLEPEYIDVCRDILADTSLDAAMVALMLQLPSEAYLAEIIHPVDVHGIHLARESVRKALANALKDELMACYSRCQSNEEYAATAEQIARRSLKNTALSFLMLLQEDRFTQLAVSQFDTSSNMTDRLAALSCLVNSDAEYKAEALQLFYQQWQHEPLVINQWFQVQAMCHLPGTLKTVKELMSHPAFDIRNPNKVRALIGAFCGQNGVNFHSEDGAAYRFLADQVLLLNRSNPQIASRLLVPLTKWRKYLPAAQKLMYAELERILSEPELSSDVYEVVSKSLQDYEAA, from the coding sequence ATGCGCGACGCGCAGCCAAGTACGATCTTTTTAAGTGATTACCGTGTCCCCGATTTTTTGATCGACAGCACTCACTTGCAATTTGAGTTAGGGGAGGACAGTACCTCGGTGTGTTCTGTTTTAGCGATGCGGCGTAATCCGGATGCCGCCGAGCAAGGGGCGCCGTTAAAGCTTCATGGAACAGAGCTTGAATTGATTTCTTTGGCAATTGACGGTCGTCAGCTTAGTGACGCAGAGTGGTCGCAAAGCGGTGAAGAGTTAATTATAGACAATGTTCCATCGTCATTCAGTTTGAGTTGTGAAACACGGCTTCGCCCGCAAGAGAATACCTCGCTCGAGGGGCTTTATAAATCCAGCGGTATGTTCTGTACCCAGTGTGAGGCCGAGGGCTTTCGGAAAATCACCTACTACCTTGATCGACCAGATGTAATGTCGGTGTTTACAGTTGAAATTATTGCTGACAAAGAGCGTTATCCGGTATTGCTTTCAAATGGCAATTTAATGTCAAGTGAGGAGCAGGCTAGCGGGAAAAGTAAAACGGTTTGGCATGACCCCTTCCCAAAACCGGCGTATTTATTTGCTTTAGTGGCAGGCAAATTGGCGGTGGTTGACGATCAATTTGTGACGATGAATGGTCGGTGTGTTGATCTTAAAATCTATGTCGAGGAAAAAGACCTCGATAAATGTGATCACGCCATGCTGTCTCTTAAGAACGCAATGCGCTGGGATGAAGAGGTGTACGGTAGAGAGTACGACCTTGATATTTTTAATATTGTCGCTGTTGACGATTTTAATATGGGGGCAATGGAAAACAAGAGCCTTAATATTTTCAACACCTCCTGTGTGTTAGCTAAACCTGAAACTACCACAGATGCAGGCTTTCAGCGTGTTGAAGGTGTTGTTGCCCACGAATATTTTCACAACTGGTCGGGCAATCGAGTTACTTGCAGAGATTGGTTCCAGCTCAGCTTAAAGGAAGGGTTCACGGTGTTTCGCGATGCCGCTTTTTCTTCTGATATGGGCTCGCCTACAGTAAAACGGGTTGAAGATGTTACCTTGCTGCGCACGGCGCAGTTTGCAGAAGATGCCGGTCCAATGGCGCACCCAATCCGTCCTGATTCGTTCATAGAAATTTCAAATTTTTACACCGTTACAATTTATGAAAAAGGCGCTGAAGTCGTTCGCATGATTCATACTTTGCTGGGGCCAGAGTTGTTCCGCAAAGGCAGTGATTTGTATTTTGATCGTCACGATGGTCAAGCGGTAACTTGTGAAGACTTTGTGTTAGCGATGGAGGATGCCAGCGGTATTGATTTACAGCAATTTCGTAACTGGTATTCTCAAGCGGGTACGCCACAATTAATGGTAAGTGGTGTATACGATGAGCAAACAAAGACCTATACCCTTTCTGTTAAGCAGTCTTGTCCAGCAACTCCTGGGCAGCCGCAAAAAGCGCCGTACCATATTCCCTTGGCGGTTGCTCTGATCGGCGAGGCAGGACAACTTCCCCTCAATTTAGATGGTGTGGAGGCAGATATTGAGACTGCCGATAACACTGAACGTGTGTTAAACGTTAGTCTTGCCGAGCAAGACTTTGTGTTTAAGGATGTTGAAGAAGAGCCGGTACCCAGTTTATTACGCGGGTTTTCAGCGCCGGTTAAACTGGTATTCGATTATAGTCGCGCCCAGCTTTTACGACTTATGCGTAATGACAGTGATGGTTTCTGTCGCTGGGATGCGAGTCAGCATCTAGGTTTGCTTGAAATAAAATCTGCAATAGCTACCCAGGCCGCTTTATTAGAGCCTGAGTACATCGATGTGTGTCGCGATATATTGGCAGATACTTCATTAGACGCAGCCATGGTGGCCTTGATGTTACAGCTGCCTTCAGAGGCTTATTTAGCTGAAATCATTCATCCCGTTGATGTGCATGGAATTCATCTTGCCCGTGAGTCGGTGCGAAAAGCACTGGCAAACGCACTTAAAGATGAATTGATGGCTTGCTATTCTCGCTGTCAAAGCAATGAAGAGTATGCAGCCACTGCGGAGCAAATCGCGCGTCGCAGTTTAAAAAACACTGCGCTGTCTTTCTTGATGCTATTACAGGAAGATCGCTTCACTCAGTTGGCGGTGTCGCAGTTTGATACCAGCAGCAATATGACGGATAGATTGGCGGCATTGAGCTGCCTCGTGAATAGTGACGCAGAATACAAGGCTGAGGCCTTACAGCTTTTCTATCAGCAGTGGCAGCATGAGCCATTGGTGATTAATCAATGGTTCCAGGTACAGGCTATGTGTCATTTGCCGGGAACGTTAAAGACGGTTAAGGAATTAATGTCTCACCCAGCCTTCGATATTCGTAATCCGAATAAAGTGCGGGCGTTGATTGGTGCATTTTGTGGTCAAAATGGGGTTAATTTCCATAGCGAGGATGGTGCCGCCTATCGCTTCCTTGCCGACCAAGTACTTTTGTTGAATCGTAGCAATCCTCAAATAGCGTCTCGTTTATTGGTGCCATTAACTAAGTGGCGCAAGTATTTACCTGCGGCGCAAAAGCTTATGTATGCAGAATTAGAGCGAATTCTTAGCGAACCTGAGTTGTCTAGCGATGTGTATGAGGTGGTGTCGAAAAGCTTGCAGGACTACGAGGCAGCTTAA